The following are encoded together in the Vigna unguiculata cultivar IT97K-499-35 chromosome 2, ASM411807v1, whole genome shotgun sequence genome:
- the LOC114174372 gene encoding uncharacterized protein LOC114174372 — MGQNVWVLFDLGASHSFISNACVRRLGLEVHDLGCELVVSTPTFGQVTTSTSCDGCSIEVAGCRFKVNLICLPLEDLDVILGMDWLSNHHVVMDCGRCRLIFPETEGVKLISSQEAMKELGEGATCFMMIAQSEKKSSEEQIRNISVVADFADVFPDEVPGFPPSRDVDFTIDLILGAGPGSVAPYRMAPAELTELKK; from the coding sequence ATGGGTCAGAATGTATGGGTGCTTTTTGATTTGGGAGCTTCACATTCTTTTATTTCCAATGCATGTGTGAGGAGGTTGGGATTAGAGGTTCATGACTTGGGGTGCGAGCTAGTAGTCTCGACACCGACGTTTGGGCAAGTTACAACCAGTACTAGTTGTGATGGATGCTCGATCGAAGTGGCGGGCTGTAGGTTCAAGGTGAACCTCATCTGCTTGCCGTTGGAGGATTTGGATGTGATATTGGGGATGGACTGGCTGTCCAATCACCATGTGGTAATGGATTGTGGACGGTGCAGATTGATATTCCCAGAAACTGAAGGGGtaaaattgatttcatctcaAGAAGCTATGAAAGAACTGGGAGAGGGAGCTACCTGTTTCATGATGATAGCTCAGTCAGAGAAAAAGAGTAGTGAAGAGCAGATCCGTAACATATCTGTGGTGGCTGATTTTGCGGATGTGTTTCCTGACGAAGTTCCTGGATTTCCCCCAagcagggatgtggatttcactaTCGACCTCATCCTTGGGGCAGGTCCGGGGTCTGTCGCTCCTTATAGAATGGCACCAGCTGAATTAACAGAACTCAAAAAGTAG